A genomic segment from Methanomicrobium sp. W14 encodes:
- a CDS encoding TrkA family potassium uptake protein, which yields MQGAQGDKKVTLKSFMQEFRNYLFRDRLSFYVQLLAIQVIVYTVILHYSIPYLEGVELSWSQSALFVLQTMTTVGYDLLTFFPVNNTITVILIIVIMCTGVFTFLMIIPAVLTPYIQEVFKPLPPSRLHENLKDHVIVAGYNEISKSLVDSLLVSQLDIVLVEEDEKKGLDALNYYKKNKKSVKVILGNYNENATWTGVGVSDARDIIICEWEKKSATILLGIRNRTRATITAIVDDLSYERYLKYAGADHVISPKDFTGKVLARHISLTPEVDILFQASVRNGEKRISEDKKNPLKFIYLTVTGECPVIGKTLDELSLFETYGVDPVFIMDKGNFHERGGGDIKIQRSTTLFLLGRSDALSRLVGNMVSCSPKKERLAVISGFGDLGRVVYSELKDAGIQSYVIDPKAEEPYVIKGYAQEESVLIDAHINEAEVCVAAVNDDEVNIFTTLIARNLNHSIHILARANKPGSVEKLYRAGADYVTLLPTTSGQIAAGIVLHNIVSVLLDLPGNKKVIMKKSSVEGGVTAGWCENASGAKIIAVEGKEDAAIRPSPDQEVRPGDCIIAFGDVQSLRKLISILSGGKK from the coding sequence ATGCAGGGTGCTCAGGGAGATAAAAAAGTGACGCTGAAAAGCTTTATGCAGGAGTTCAGGAATTACCTTTTCAGGGACAGGCTGAGTTTTTACGTGCAGCTTCTTGCCATCCAGGTTATCGTCTATACTGTAATCCTGCATTATTCGATACCGTATCTTGAGGGCGTTGAGCTTTCATGGTCTCAGTCTGCTCTTTTCGTCCTCCAGACCATGACAACCGTAGGTTATGACCTCCTTACTTTCTTCCCGGTTAACAACACCATAACAGTCATCCTGATAATTGTCATCATGTGTACAGGGGTCTTTACGTTTTTGATGATAATTCCGGCAGTCCTGACCCCTTATATCCAGGAAGTATTCAAACCCCTGCCCCCTTCAAGACTTCATGAAAATCTGAAGGACCACGTGATAGTTGCCGGATACAACGAGATATCAAAGTCCCTGGTAGACAGCCTGCTTGTATCACAACTTGATATCGTCCTTGTGGAAGAGGACGAAAAGAAGGGTCTTGACGCTCTTAATTACTACAAAAAGAATAAAAAATCGGTAAAGGTAATCCTGGGAAATTACAACGAAAATGCGACCTGGACCGGTGTCGGTGTGTCTGATGCACGGGACATAATAATATGCGAATGGGAGAAAAAATCGGCGACTATACTTCTCGGGATAAGAAACCGCACCAGGGCCACAATAACTGCAATCGTTGACGACCTCTCATACGAGAGGTACCTCAAATATGCAGGAGCCGATCACGTTATATCCCCGAAGGACTTTACCGGGAAAGTCCTTGCAAGGCACATCTCGCTGACGCCTGAAGTAGACATCCTCTTCCAGGCTTCTGTCCGTAACGGAGAAAAAAGGATTTCAGAAGACAAAAAAAATCCGCTGAAGTTCATATACCTTACTGTAACGGGTGAATGTCCGGTTATAGGCAAAACACTTGACGAACTCTCGCTTTTTGAGACCTACGGCGTTGACCCGGTTTTTATTATGGACAAGGGAAATTTCCACGAACGCGGAGGGGGTGACATAAAGATACAGCGTTCGACGACTCTTTTTCTTCTTGGGCGCTCTGATGCGCTTTCACGTCTCGTAGGAAATATGGTTTCGTGCAGTCCCAAAAAAGAAAGACTTGCCGTAATTTCAGGCTTCGGGGACTTGGGAAGAGTTGTTTATTCTGAGCTTAAGGATGCAGGTATACAGTCGTATGTAATAGACCCGAAGGCTGAAGAGCCTTATGTCATAAAAGGATACGCCCAGGAGGAGTCGGTTCTTATCGACGCCCACATAAATGAGGCTGAAGTATGCGTTGCGGCCGTAAACGACGACGAGGTGAATATCTTCACGACCCTTATCGCAAGAAATCTTAACCATTCCATACATATTCTTGCAAGGGCAAACAAACCCGGGTCCGTCGAAAAACTCTATCGTGCAGGTGCCGATTACGTGACGCTTCTTCCGACTACAAGCGGCCAGATAGCAGCAGGCATAGTTCTTCACAATATAGTATCAGTCCTTCTTGACCTGCCGGGAAACAAAAAAGTCATAATGAAGAAAAGTTCTGTTGAAGGCGGGGTCACCGCAGGATGGTGCGAAAATGCTTCAGGTGCAAAAATTATTGCGGTTGAAGGTAAAGAGGATGCCGCAATAAGACCTTCACCGGATCAGGAGGTCAGACCCGGAGATTGTATAATTGCGTTTGGAGACGTACAGTCACTTAGAAAACTTATTTCGATATTGTCTGGAGGAAAAAAGTAA
- a CDS encoding TIGR00269 family protein — MAVKCLKCNRDAVIFQRYSGMHLCREHFTADLEGRAKKTIRQHKWVSPGDRIAVAMSGGKDSSAVLYFLKKVFGERRDMEIFGVTIDEGIKGYRDPSSVCGIAEKYGAKCYVASFSERFGVTLDDIVKKKGDKNSCSYCGVLRRQILNSFARELGATKIAMGFNLDDEAQSVLMNVLRGDSERLLRKQSPAEGMVPRIKPFMYIPEREVALYASLYVEGYDERGCPYSYNALRADVRELLNDYNYRHPSAKYSLVNLGEDLKEGLKDDNTKISRCSFCGEPVFGECHTCRVLREIKK; from the coding sequence ATGGCAGTGAAATGTTTGAAATGCAATAGGGATGCGGTTATATTTCAGAGATATTCGGGCATGCACTTATGCCGTGAACATTTCACAGCCGATCTTGAAGGCCGTGCGAAAAAGACAATAAGGCAGCACAAATGGGTCTCCCCGGGTGACAGGATAGCTGTTGCGATGAGCGGCGGAAAGGACAGCAGTGCCGTTTTGTATTTCCTGAAGAAGGTTTTCGGGGAAAGAAGGGATATGGAAATATTCGGTGTTACGATAGACGAGGGAATAAAAGGCTACCGCGACCCCTCGTCAGTCTGCGGAATCGCAGAGAAATACGGTGCAAAGTGCTATGTTGCGTCTTTTTCCGAGCGTTTCGGGGTAACACTGGATGATATAGTCAAAAAAAAGGGAGACAAAAACTCCTGCTCTTACTGCGGCGTTTTGAGAAGGCAGATATTAAACAGTTTTGCACGCGAGCTAGGTGCGACAAAGATAGCGATGGGCTTTAATCTTGATGACGAGGCACAGTCGGTATTAATGAACGTTCTTCGCGGGGACTCGGAAAGGCTTCTTAGAAAACAGTCGCCTGCCGAAGGCATGGTCCCGAGAATAAAGCCTTTCATGTATATTCCCGAGCGTGAGGTGGCATTATATGCTTCTTTGTATGTCGAAGGCTATGACGAGCGTGGCTGTCCGTACTCGTACAACGCCCTCAGGGCCGATGTAAGGGAGCTTTTAAACGACTACAACTACCGCCACCCTTCCGCAAAGTATTCACTTGTAAATCTTGGGGAAGACCTGAAAGAAGGCTTAAAAGATGATAATACGAAAATAAGCCGGTGCAGTTTCTGCGGTGAACCTGTTTTCGGTGAATGCCATACATGCAGGGTGCTCAGGGAGATAAAAAAGTGA
- a CDS encoding RIO1 family regulatory kinase/ATPase, translated as MPVSPEDIKNMHKYETLLLMTTEKLMRKYSWVPDDVLKKSSGLSAQETEFRLGHLMEKDMIKSSSVPYRGYQLTFTGYDALAVLSLVKKGTISALGCLIGVGKESTVYEALGTGVLALKIHRVGQRSFQSARLNRSFMPEWKHFPWIFASTYSARQEYEALKALRKGGVSVPVPVAINRNAIAMTYIAGRNIQQITLENPGEIFDTILENVKKAYALGYIHNDLSEYNVMFDEKEVWLIDWPQWTETSHPNAKDILMHDLENITGYFSRKYGIACTPEDAFKTVVG; from the coding sequence ATGCCGGTTTCTCCCGAAGATATTAAAAACATGCATAAATATGAGACCCTTCTCCTGATGACCACCGAAAAACTCATGAGAAAATATTCATGGGTCCCGGATGACGTACTCAAAAAGTCGTCAGGTCTGTCGGCACAGGAGACAGAGTTCCGGCTCGGGCACCTGATGGAAAAGGACATGATAAAAAGCAGCTCCGTCCCCTACAGGGGATACCAGCTGACTTTTACAGGATACGACGCACTTGCAGTGTTATCGCTTGTAAAAAAGGGGACTATATCAGCCCTCGGCTGTCTTATAGGCGTAGGAAAAGAGTCCACAGTATATGAGGCCCTTGGGACCGGCGTCCTTGCCCTCAAAATCCACCGTGTCGGACAGCGTTCATTCCAGTCAGCAAGGCTTAACAGAAGCTTCATGCCTGAATGGAAACATTTCCCGTGGATTTTTGCGTCCACATATTCCGCAAGGCAGGAGTACGAAGCCCTCAAAGCCTTAAGAAAGGGGGGTGTCAGCGTCCCGGTCCCTGTCGCAATAAACCGCAACGCAATTGCAATGACTTACATTGCCGGAAGAAACATCCAGCAGATAACTCTTGAAAACCCCGGGGAAATATTTGACACTATCCTGGAAAACGTAAAAAAGGCGTATGCCCTCGGTTATATACACAACGACCTCTCGGAATACAACGTAATGTTCGACGAAAAAGAGGTCTGGCTTATCGACTGGCCCCAGTGGACAGAGACCTCCCACCCAAACGCAAAGGATATTCTTATGCATGATCTTGAAAATATTACAGGATATTTTTCAAGAAAATACGGCATCGCCTGCACACCGGAAGATGCCTTTAAAACGGTGGTTGGTTGA
- a CDS encoding DUF460 domain-containing protein, with protein MKVFGIDIIKGSVRSRTKKPVFALAKREDGKLTQTEEASLYRLIRVLNKEKPDILAVDSTREVSKNQQELIFFMQSLPAGTKLVQVTGGERQESLPRVAARYNIKLSDRFDPFSEAKTSAHVAELGAGCEVVAFENSCDIVVSRSRSIGKGGWSQNRYIRKIHGSVLLKAREIEDILREKGFRYDKKESKGFGGLKRVSFHVCAAKNEISVQSEKHSDFQVRVSARKLDRIKYLPQTVRKRPVIVGIDPGTTFGFAAVSLDGELVALKSSRQMSLSDWTEEISSAGKPVVIASDIAKMPASVEKIRRAFKAVSYTPKEDRTQDEKASICISSGFEFKNDHERDSLSAALEAYRSYKNKFKSIERRIPPGYDLDYVRSGVIKGLSVERILSEISPDSLKEDETKEEIAAEFSGTDTRVSHLEGIIKDLRSHVSSLQADNEKKSSEIKGLKKILSSERTKRAEERQKSREISGMDSQITTLKRRLKKEQKNTQRLLKRISRLKRFADLQMGGDNIPVKILPAFTKEGLSALEDDLGISEGDIICVSKTGGWGKATVLMLSKSHIKAVIAENFDEKLDEAFREEKTPLLKASEAFVSIRGRTGSVKREDFEKALLKWSSGQEKFESEKKKRMIEDIVREYKSEREVEARKNG; from the coding sequence TTGAAGGTATTCGGGATAGACATCATCAAGGGGTCAGTCAGGTCCAGGACAAAAAAGCCCGTCTTCGCACTTGCGAAAAGAGAGGACGGAAAACTCACACAAACCGAAGAGGCATCTCTGTACAGGCTGATAAGGGTGCTTAACAAAGAAAAGCCCGATATACTTGCCGTAGACAGTACAAGAGAGGTCTCGAAAAACCAGCAGGAACTTATCTTTTTTATGCAGTCCCTGCCTGCCGGGACAAAGCTTGTGCAGGTTACGGGAGGGGAAAGACAGGAGTCTCTCCCGCGTGTTGCAGCAAGGTACAATATAAAATTAAGCGACAGGTTTGACCCTTTTTCAGAAGCCAAAACCTCCGCTCACGTCGCTGAACTTGGTGCGGGATGCGAAGTTGTCGCATTTGAAAACTCATGCGACATTGTGGTCTCAAGGAGCCGCTCAATAGGAAAGGGCGGTTGGAGCCAGAACAGGTATATCAGAAAAATCCACGGCTCGGTCCTTTTAAAAGCACGTGAAATAGAGGACATCCTGAGGGAGAAGGGGTTTAGATACGACAAAAAAGAGTCGAAGGGTTTCGGGGGCCTTAAAAGGGTCAGTTTTCATGTCTGCGCCGCGAAGAATGAAATATCCGTTCAGTCCGAGAAGCACTCCGATTTCCAGGTGAGAGTCTCTGCAAGAAAGCTTGACAGGATAAAATACCTCCCGCAGACTGTTAGAAAAAGGCCTGTAATCGTCGGGATAGACCCGGGAACGACATTCGGCTTTGCCGCGGTCTCACTTGACGGGGAGCTTGTCGCGCTCAAAAGTTCGCGGCAGATGTCTCTTTCGGACTGGACTGAAGAGATATCCTCAGCAGGAAAGCCTGTTGTAATAGCCTCAGATATAGCAAAAATGCCTGCTTCAGTTGAAAAGATAAGAAGAGCGTTTAAGGCCGTCTCATACACTCCGAAAGAGGACAGGACGCAGGACGAAAAAGCGTCCATCTGCATATCCTCGGGGTTTGAATTTAAAAACGACCACGAGAGGGACTCTCTTTCCGCAGCCCTTGAAGCGTACAGGTCATACAAAAACAAGTTCAAAAGCATTGAAAGAAGAATACCTCCCGGGTACGACCTCGACTACGTCCGTTCAGGTGTCATAAAGGGGCTTAGCGTTGAAAGAATCCTCTCTGAAATATCGCCGGATTCACTTAAGGAAGACGAGACAAAAGAAGAGATTGCAGCCGAATTTTCAGGCACGGATACAAGGGTCTCACACCTTGAGGGGATTATAAAAGACCTTAGAAGCCACGTATCATCCCTTCAGGCCGACAACGAGAAGAAGTCGTCGGAGATTAAGGGCCTGAAAAAAATTCTTTCGTCCGAGAGGACCAAAAGGGCGGAGGAAAGACAGAAAAGCCGTGAGATTTCCGGGATGGACTCCCAGATAACGACCCTTAAAAGGAGGCTTAAAAAAGAGCAGAAAAACACCCAGAGACTTCTAAAGCGGATATCACGTCTCAAAAGGTTTGCTGATCTCCAGATGGGAGGCGACAACATCCCGGTTAAAATACTGCCGGCGTTTACAAAAGAGGGGCTTTCTGCACTTGAAGACGACCTCGGGATATCGGAAGGTGACATTATATGCGTATCAAAGACAGGCGGATGGGGAAAGGCAACTGTTCTTATGCTCTCGAAATCGCACATAAAGGCCGTCATCGCAGAAAACTTTGATGAAAAGCTTGACGAGGCGTTCAGGGAGGAAAAGACTCCGCTTCTTAAGGCTTCAGAGGCTTTCGTATCAATAAGGGGGAGAACCGGCTCTGTAAAACGCGAAGACTTTGAAAAAGCGCTTTTGAAATGGTCATCAGGGCAGGAGAAATTTGAGAGCGAGAAAAAGAAAAGGATGATAGAGGACATAGTCAGGGAGTACAAAAGCGAACGCGAGGTCGAGGCGAGAAAAAATGGATGA
- the thiL gene encoding thiamine-phosphate kinase, whose amino-acid sequence MDDREIVKRIAGIIGKGKTEDDCAKIPFGDIYIVASTDMLHEKTDFPKGCTDRQAGWMSASVTLSDIASSGAKPACILLAAGLDREDRIDGITKGAFECCKKFGAELCGGDVDSHDELTIVTTGIGIVRKEDYVSRKGAKKGDAVYVCGNLGHAQKGLCGDRRYFKDLCEPQPKVFEGTLLGKAHVSCMMDVSDGLAVSLFDLSDLNGCGFDIDKNLVPLSEGIGFDTAFYYGGDFGLLYTCSESLHEKNSLPGIKIGYVSENKGVRISGTDAERKGYSHTWDKQD is encoded by the coding sequence ATGGATGACAGGGAGATTGTAAAAAGGATTGCAGGAATTATCGGTAAGGGTAAAACCGAGGACGACTGTGCAAAAATACCCTTCGGCGACATCTATATCGTCGCTTCAACCGACATGCTCCACGAAAAAACTGATTTTCCAAAGGGCTGCACCGACAGGCAGGCAGGATGGATGTCCGCCTCCGTAACACTGTCCGATATCGCATCATCAGGAGCTAAACCTGCATGCATCCTTCTTGCGGCAGGCCTTGACAGGGAGGATAGAATAGACGGAATAACAAAAGGGGCTTTTGAGTGCTGCAAAAAATTTGGAGCTGAACTCTGCGGCGGCGACGTGGACTCGCACGACGAGCTTACGATAGTCACTACAGGAATAGGGATAGTCAGAAAAGAGGACTATGTCTCAAGAAAAGGTGCAAAAAAAGGGGATGCCGTATATGTCTGCGGAAACCTGGGGCATGCCCAAAAAGGGCTTTGCGGTGACAGACGCTATTTTAAGGACCTCTGCGAACCGCAGCCGAAGGTTTTTGAAGGAACTCTTCTCGGAAAAGCACATGTATCCTGTATGATGGACGTCTCGGACGGCCTTGCGGTGTCACTCTTCGACCTCTCTGACCTCAACGGATGCGGCTTTGATATAGACAAAAACCTTGTCCCGCTTTCTGAAGGCATCGGTTTTGATACCGCCTTCTACTACGGCGGGGACTTCGGGCTTTTGTATACATGCAGTGAGAGCCTCCATGAAAAAAACTCTCTCCCGGGAATTAAAATAGGATATGTTTCGGAAAATAAAGGTGTGAGGATATCTGGAACAGATGCGGAAAGAAAGGGCTACTCTCATACCTGGGACAAACAGGACTGA
- a CDS encoding S8 family serine peptidase — MNFPSKCLAKKLVLLFIIFQTLFFTGEVLADTGMYLPDSPEETNFLTMTDFSAASTIDKYNLTESEKKLSTSLLLKTRDSEKTANTAAAANSNAVPYSMNSVSGLNPPDETVYVYVYMFPGHPADTMDKIDGIADVTEKDETNNLAVARVDIDNLDKLTEIEGVRAVREVIAPGVSTGSVTTEGDIVHKTANVRSTYGYTGAGVKIGIISNGVDYISDSQASGDLPYDVHVLSNARGGDEGTAMLEIVHDMVPDAELYFHDCGYNSLEFNSAIDDLISNGCKVICDDIYWSTQPFFEDGIVASHVKSVLQDNDIIYVTSAGNNAEEHYQGDFYDAGGVRSGLHDFSSGTSDNRKSLYVNITAYSEVIIILEWNDEFGSSGNDYDLYLSNVTDMYPNITLGDLEYSEDFQDGSGDPLEYFVYTNDGPSDIVGEVDVKKNSSAEKRTLEVFIYPSSGARVFNNNIVSADSVFGHGAVPDVITTAAVNCNTPSVIEDYSSRGPVTIYYPSHELRSKPDITGVDGVSITGAGGFSNPFYGTSAAAPHVAAVAAQIWGAFPSMTPDEVRTALYNSAEDLGTKGKDTTFGYGLADALSMADSLRTIVSSGLNVAKSGGGPNTDTGSGFATDLKAGESASFDMDKGAVSKVTLTAVKDVPKVMITVKETKSLPSSVSRPDRDTYEYEDVNLYYADNPDFSGGTFFFRVSKSTLSPGDHDYGDVVMLHYNGSSKEWEQLKTTFTGKDGSYYCYSAETPSFSWFAIAFSENATIIPETAQVPAETVVPTEIQPTVTETKIPAEPCETPSPANATVISGDTSKDLQDFSSLKSVIIPVLVASILLLTGVAVAMRHKRNKYPDWWYDKKR, encoded by the coding sequence ATGAATTTCCCGTCTAAATGTCTCGCAAAAAAACTGGTTTTACTTTTTATTATATTTCAAACGCTTTTTTTTACCGGGGAAGTCCTTGCAGACACGGGAATGTACCTGCCTGACAGCCCGGAAGAAACAAATTTTCTTACTATGACGGATTTCTCCGCGGCTTCAACAATAGATAAATACAACCTCACGGAAAGTGAAAAAAAATTATCGACATCGCTCCTCCTGAAAACCAGGGATTCTGAAAAGACAGCGAATACTGCAGCTGCCGCGAATTCCAATGCCGTGCCGTACAGCATGAATTCAGTGTCCGGCTTAAATCCTCCTGATGAAACTGTATACGTCTATGTGTACATGTTCCCGGGGCATCCGGCGGATACGATGGATAAAATCGACGGTATCGCGGATGTAACCGAAAAGGACGAAACAAACAATCTTGCAGTGGCACGGGTTGACATAGATAACCTGGACAAACTCACCGAAATCGAGGGGGTAAGGGCAGTAAGAGAAGTAATCGCTCCGGGAGTAAGTACAGGGTCCGTCACGACCGAAGGAGACATAGTCCATAAGACCGCAAACGTCCGTTCAACGTACGGCTACACCGGCGCAGGCGTTAAAATAGGTATTATATCAAACGGTGTTGACTATATATCGGATTCACAGGCATCAGGCGACCTCCCCTATGACGTGCACGTTTTGAGCAATGCCAGAGGAGGTGACGAGGGAACGGCGATGCTTGAGATTGTCCACGACATGGTCCCTGACGCAGAGCTGTATTTTCACGACTGCGGCTATAACTCCCTCGAGTTCAACTCTGCAATAGACGACCTTATTTCAAACGGCTGCAAAGTGATATGCGACGATATTTACTGGAGTACACAGCCTTTTTTTGAAGACGGCATTGTAGCCTCCCACGTTAAGTCCGTACTTCAGGACAATGACATAATATATGTAACTTCAGCGGGAAATAACGCCGAAGAGCACTACCAGGGGGATTTTTATGACGCAGGAGGAGTGCGGAGCGGGCTGCATGACTTCAGCAGCGGCACAAGTGACAACCGCAAATCCCTGTATGTCAACATAACCGCATATTCGGAGGTTATTATCATCCTGGAATGGAACGATGAGTTCGGCAGCTCAGGCAACGATTACGACCTTTACCTGTCAAATGTAACAGATATGTACCCCAATATAACTCTCGGGGACCTGGAATATTCCGAAGACTTTCAGGACGGGTCAGGTGATCCCCTCGAATATTTTGTTTATACAAATGACGGGCCGTCAGACATCGTTGGTGAGGTCGATGTCAAAAAAAACAGCAGTGCGGAAAAAAGAACGCTTGAAGTATTTATTTACCCGAGCAGCGGGGCACGTGTATTCAACAATAATATCGTCTCAGCGGACTCCGTTTTCGGACATGGGGCGGTCCCTGACGTCATTACAACGGCCGCGGTAAACTGTAACACACCTTCGGTTATTGAAGACTACTCTTCAAGGGGGCCGGTCACTATATATTACCCGTCCCACGAACTCAGGTCAAAACCGGACATCACCGGAGTCGACGGTGTAAGCATTACAGGTGCCGGAGGGTTTTCAAACCCGTTCTACGGCACAAGTGCGGCCGCACCCCACGTTGCTGCTGTTGCAGCGCAAATATGGGGTGCATTCCCATCGATGACCCCGGATGAAGTCAGGACCGCTTTATACAATTCCGCCGAAGACCTCGGAACGAAAGGAAAAGACACAACCTTCGGGTACGGCCTTGCCGACGCACTTTCCATGGCTGATTCACTCCGGACTATAGTCTCTTCAGGCCTGAACGTCGCAAAATCAGGCGGGGGGCCGAACACCGATACGGGATCGGGATTTGCAACCGACCTTAAGGCCGGTGAAAGTGCATCCTTTGACATGGACAAAGGCGCAGTCAGCAAAGTAACACTGACTGCCGTAAAAGACGTCCCAAAGGTCATGATAACCGTCAAAGAGACAAAGTCTCTTCCTTCGTCTGTAAGCAGACCTGACCGCGATACTTACGAATACGAAGACGTAAACCTCTATTACGCTGACAATCCGGACTTTTCCGGGGGTACATTCTTTTTCAGGGTTTCAAAGAGCACGCTTTCACCGGGAGACCATGACTACGGCGACGTCGTGATGCTCCACTACAACGGAAGCTCGAAAGAGTGGGAGCAGCTTAAAACGACTTTTACCGGAAAAGACGGTTCATATTACTGCTATAGTGCAGAAACGCCGTCGTTTTCGTGGTTTGCAATAGCGTTCTCAGAAAATGCGACAATTATTCCGGAAACTGCACAGGTGCCGGCAGAGACGGTTGTCCCGACTGAAATCCAGCCGACAGTGACCGAAACAAAAATTCCGGCAGAACCATGTGAAACGCCTTCACCTGCAAATGCCACTGTAATTTCCGGGGATACCAGTAAAGACCTGCAGGACTTTTCATCTCTTAAATCCGTCATAATTCCGGTTCTTGTAGCCTCCATTTTGTTGCTGACCGGGGTTGCCGTTGCAATGAGGCATAAAAGAAACAAGTACCCCGACTGGTGGTACGACAAGAAAAGGTAA